TACCTTACCAGTATTGGCCATATTGAATGTATTTAAAAAAGAGAGTTTTAAAATTAGCTCGTTATTTTTTATTTCTTTTTGCCTCGCTGAATAAAACCTTTGTTTTATTTGGCCGCAAAGGTAAGGGGCTGAAGGGGAAATGAAAAATGGAAAATAGGATAATTTAGAAATGAGGAAAACTTTGGAAAAAGCCTGAAACGGCTGGTTATAATTGTTTTAAGTTGGGGGCTTTCTGCGTTCTTTTTCCTCATCAACTTTTGTCCCGGCCATCCACTTGTAGTCCTCCCGCTTTCAGCGGGGGAGCTACCGCTGCTGTCCGGCAGCCCTTGGGCAGAAGAATATCTTTCGGCAAATAACAGCTTGCCCCTTTCCAAACTTTTTGCTCCCTTTGTGGTTATAAAGGCCGATGTTTAAACCTAAACTGAGAATCATGAAAAAAATCAAGTTTCGTTTACTACTGCCTGTTCTGGCAATTGTCGCTCTGGCAGCCTGTAACAATGAAGAAGCAAAAACAACCACAGAAAACAAAGAGCCCCTTCTCAAAGAAGAAAGTATAACATTTACCAGCGACACTAACAGCATGAATGGTTTTGTGGTGTATGATGAAAATATTGATGGCGCCCGTCCGGCCATTTTGATCGTACCTGAATGGTGGGGATTGAACGATTATGCTATGATGCGTGCCCGTGAGCTGGCGAAGCTTGGTTATATAGCTATGGCCATGGATATGTATGGGCACGGCAAAATTGCTGACAACCCGGATAGTGCCGGCGCAGCTGCAGGTCCATTTTATCAAAACCCGCAATTAGCCAAAACACGTATGGAACAGGCCCTTGCAAAACTGAAAAGTTACAAACAGGCAGATGGCAATAATGTTGCAGCCATTGGATATTGCTTTGGCGGTGCAATGGTATTAAATACCGCACGTATGGGATTAGATGTAAAAGGAGTGGTAAGTTTCCATGGCAACCTGGTGGGTACTCCATTAAATAAAGATTTGCTGAAGGCAAAGATTTTAGTTTGTCATGGCGCAGCTGATCCGTTTGTTCCTCCAACAGAGGTAGCTACCTTCAAACAGCAAATGGATTCTGCCGGCATAACTTATACATTTAAAGAATATGCTGACGCTACGCATGCATTCACCAATCCCAACGCAACAGCTATGGGTGAGAAATTCAACATACCGATCAAATACAATGCTGCTGCCGATAGTACAAGCTGGAAGGATATGAAAGATTTTTTTACCTCGCTGTTCCAACAACAGTAATCATCATTCGAATGATGGAAGGGCTTTCGAAAGAAAGCCTTTTTTTGTAAACAGTAAATTCACTGAAAACCCTATTTCGGAAACACAGCTATCTGAATATCTACACACTTATGAATTGGCGTTTGAAAAATGTGTCTTTTATAAAAGCCAACGATTATTTTCACCGAAACAAAATCAATTGTATCTCATGAAAAATTATTTCTTCGCAGCAGTTGCTGCCTCTGCTCTCCTGTTTTCCTGCAAAAAGAACGACAAAACATCTTGCGACAACACAGTTGCTGCGATTGCGGGTAATTATAAAATCACAAATATTACATTGGCTGGTCAGTCTGTTACTGATCAGTATTTGGATGCCTGTGAAAAAGATGACGTTTATCAACTTAAGGCTGATAAAACAATCATTTTGGTTGATGCTGGTACTAAATGTAGTCCTGCCGGAGATGGTGGTGGCAATTGGGATGTTGCCAGTGGTACCATAACAATTAGTCAAACTTCTGGTGGCGGATATGACTTTAGTGGAACTGTAGTTAATAAATGTAACAGCATTGAAGTTTCTGAAGATATAGGAGGGACCTATAAGCTCGTTACTACTTTTACCAAGCAGTAATTTCTAATCTCTTTTTTTGAAATAAGAGGGAACCGTATCATCGGTTCCCTCTTTTCTTTTTTACTCCTCTCAATTATTCGCTGCAGTAAGCATTAACCAGTAAGTCCTGTCAATTCCTGATCCTGCCAACTGCCATCCTTAAACTATGATATGAAACATTTTTTCTGAAGACAAGGATCACTATGCACTCGTTTTCGTAAAAAAGATTGGTTTATACCTTCATATAAAATAAATTGAGCTATCAAAACTAAAAACTCATGGCGCTTCAACCCTGGCGAACCGGCACAATCATCCGTATAGTTGACGAGACTCCCAACACAAAACGTTACTGGATTCAACTTCCCGAACTGGATGTATTTGATTTTAAACCCGGCCAATTTGTGCAACTGGAATTTCCCATTCATGAGCAGCAAAGTAAACGGCTTCGTAGTTACAGCATTGCTTCCTGGCCTGACGGCACAAACGTATTTGAACTGCTGATTGTTTTAAACGAACAAGGCGCAGGCACTACCTGGTTGTTTGCCAATGCTGTTGTGGGAACAGAATTACCTGTTCGTGGAGCCATGGGCGTATTCACTTTACCTGATCCAATTGAAAAAGATCTCTTCTTTATTTGTACAGGAACGGGCATTGCTCCATTCCGCAGTATGTCGCATTATATTAAACTGCATAATGTTCCGCATAAGAATATTTATTTACTCTTTGGTACACGCAAGAAAACTGATCTGCTGTACTACGATGAATTAACTCAACTGGTGAAAGATCTTCCGGGTTTTCATTATATACCCACACTTTCAAGAGAAGAATGGGAAGGTCGCAAAGGATATGTACATCCCATTTACGAAGAACTATGTGCCGGTAAACAAGATGCAAACTTTTTCCTTTGCGGATGGAAAGCCATGATCGATGAAACAAAGAAACGTATCATGGAAATGGGCTATGATAAGAAAGCCATTCACCAGGAATTGTATGGATAATATTCGTCATTGTAACAGATGAGAGGAAACAGTTTTCCTGATGACTGTCATCAATTGCTGCAACTCGTTCAACTGCGACCTTTCATCTTTCAAAATGATGATCCCTTGTCGGAAACTGATTCATTATAAAGATTCTGAATAAGTTTTTAAATAATTACGACAGGTGGAAGAAAGAAATGATGTAATTTAAAACCGCAAACAAACCATTTCAT
The DNA window shown above is from Lacibacter sp. H375 and carries:
- a CDS encoding dienelactone hydrolase family protein encodes the protein MKKIKFRLLLPVLAIVALAACNNEEAKTTTENKEPLLKEESITFTSDTNSMNGFVVYDENIDGARPAILIVPEWWGLNDYAMMRARELAKLGYIAMAMDMYGHGKIADNPDSAGAAAGPFYQNPQLAKTRMEQALAKLKSYKQADGNNVAAIGYCFGGAMVLNTARMGLDVKGVVSFHGNLVGTPLNKDLLKAKILVCHGAADPFVPPTEVATFKQQMDSAGITYTFKEYADATHAFTNPNATAMGEKFNIPIKYNAAADSTSWKDMKDFFTSLFQQQ
- a CDS encoding ferredoxin--NADP reductase, whose translation is MALQPWRTGTIIRIVDETPNTKRYWIQLPELDVFDFKPGQFVQLEFPIHEQQSKRLRSYSIASWPDGTNVFELLIVLNEQGAGTTWLFANAVVGTELPVRGAMGVFTLPDPIEKDLFFICTGTGIAPFRSMSHYIKLHNVPHKNIYLLFGTRKKTDLLYYDELTQLVKDLPGFHYIPTLSREEWEGRKGYVHPIYEELCAGKQDANFFLCGWKAMIDETKKRIMEMGYDKKAIHQELYG
- a CDS encoding lipocalin family protein — translated: MKNYFFAAVAASALLFSCKKNDKTSCDNTVAAIAGNYKITNITLAGQSVTDQYLDACEKDDVYQLKADKTIILVDAGTKCSPAGDGGGNWDVASGTITISQTSGGGYDFSGTVVNKCNSIEVSEDIGGTYKLVTTFTKQ